A portion of the Cryptomeria japonica chromosome 5, Sugi_1.0, whole genome shotgun sequence genome contains these proteins:
- the LOC131063758 gene encoding protein NUCLEAR FUSION DEFECTIVE 4 isoform X2, with protein sequence MQRLKSYRPSGHRPCDLYLPISSPLNLKVCLLIGVGTNGETYFNTIALVSCVKNFPKSRGPVVGILKGFTGLCGAILTQYYASLFAPNQAAFIFIVAVGPSMIAIALMFILRPVGGHKETDPSDHSNFNFLYGVCLLLAGYLLGVMLVQDFVEIGHIVNLIFTLVLLLILILPLALPLISACKSNYSSADLDPTIKHSSLEESLLVNSSNPESNGSEQSNTGQGYQRQDSSVNWNEVLMSEIEDEKPKEIDLLPERERQKRIAQLQARLLHAAAEGAVRIKRRKGPRRGENFTLMQAIVKADFWLMFFSLFFGAASGLTVIDNLGQISQSLGYQNSHIFVSMISIWNFLGRVGGGYVSEIVARDYAYPRPLTMAAAQVIMAIGHMLFALGWSGALYMGTLLVGMGYGAHWAIIPATASEIFGLRNFGTFYNFFIMANPAGTLIFSGLIAGSLYDKEAEKQHRKPNQFFSSPATDFASSGGPLNDDKSLECHGPSCFFLTFVIMTGVCVLATIFSLILVYRTRIVYRNIYGKNPNSEERSQASSSDLRPGVYKNI encoded by the exons ATGCAAAGATTGAAATCCTATAGGCCATCAGGCCATCGACCTTGCGATCTCTATCTTCCTATCAGTTCACCGCTCAACCTAAAG GTGTGCCTCCTGATAGGCGTAGGAACGAATGGTGAGACTTATTTCAATACTATTGCTCTGGTTTCCTGCGTGAAAAACTTTCCTAAGAGCAGAGGACCTGTTGTAGGGATTCTTAAAGGTTTTACAGGTCTCTGTGGGGCAATACTTACACAGTATTATGCTTCTTTGTTTGCACCGAATCAAGCAGCCTTTATCTTCATTGTTGCGGTTGGACCTTCTATGATTGCCATTGCTCTGATGTTTATTTTAAGACCTGTTGGAGGTCATAAGGAAACCGATCCTTCAGATCATTCCAATTTCAATTTTCTATATGGTGTTTGTCTGTTACTGGCAGGATATTTGTTAGGAGTGATGCTTGTGCAAGATTTTGTTGAGATTGGACACATTGTCAATTTGATATTCACACTTGTCTTGCTGCTAATCTTGATTTTGCCTTTGGCTTTGCCCCTGATTTCTGCATGCAAGAGTAACTATAGCTCTGCAGACCTTGATCCTACCATTAAACACAGTAGTTTGGAAGAATCGCTATTGGTTAATAGTAGCAATCCAGAGTCCAATGGATCAGAGCAATCCAACACTGGTCAAGGATATCAGAGACAGGATTCGAGTGTGAACTGGAATGAAGTACTTATGAGTGAGATTGAAGATGAGAAGCCTAAGGAAATTGATCTTCTGCCAGAAAGGGAGAGACAGAAAAGAATAGCCCAATTGCAGGCGCGTTTGTTGCATGCTGCCGCGGAAGGAGCTGTAAGGATTAAAAGAAGAAAGGGACCCCGGAGAGGGGAAAATTTCACTTTGATGCAGGCTATAGTAAAAGCTGATTTTTGGCTCATGTTTTTCTCTCTGTTCTTTGGAGCAGCATCAGGTTTAACCGTGATTGATAATCTTGGACAGATTAGCCAGTCATTGGGCTACCAGAACTCTCATATATTTGTATCAATGATAAGCATTTGGAATTTTCTTGGGCGTGTTGGTGGTGGGTATGTTTCTGAAATTGTTGCAAG GGATTATGCGTACCCTCGGCCACTGACAATGGCAGCAGCACAGGTCATCATGGCAATTGGCCACATGCTTTTTGCATTAGGCTGGTCAGGGGCATTATATATGGGGACCTTACTTGTGGGAATGGGCTATGGTGCACATTGGGCTATAATCCCAGCAACTGCTTCTGAAATCTTTGGTTTGAGGAATTTTGGTACATTTTACAACTTTTTCATCATGGCCAATCCAGCAGGAACTCTTATCTTTTCAGGTCTCATAGCTGGTAGTCTTTATGACAAGGAAGCAGAGAAACAGCACAGGAAACCAAATCAATTCTTCAGTTCACCTGCCACAGATTTTGCTAGCTCAGGTGGACCTCTTAATGATGACAAGTCCTTAGAATGCCACGGTCCATCATGTTTTTTCCTCACTTTTGTGATCATGACAGGAGTATGTGTTCTTGCAACAATCTTTAGTTTGATACTTGTCTATAGGACCAGGATTGTCTACAGAAATATCTATGGCAAAAATCCAAATTCAGAGGAGAGGAGCCAAGCCTCTTCTAGTGACTTGAGACCTGGTGTTTATAAAAATATCTAG
- the LOC131063758 gene encoding protein NUCLEAR FUSION DEFECTIVE 4 isoform X1, with protein sequence MEFGYLRRLYKSRWLVLVAAIWVQSWAGIGYVFGSLSPVIKSSLKYNQKQINALGVAKDIGDAVGLIGGYFSELLPGWAIMLWGALFNIVGYGWLWLLVCHKVPQIPFWMVCLLIGVGTNGETYFNTIALVSCVKNFPKSRGPVVGILKGFTGLCGAILTQYYASLFAPNQAAFIFIVAVGPSMIAIALMFILRPVGGHKETDPSDHSNFNFLYGVCLLLAGYLLGVMLVQDFVEIGHIVNLIFTLVLLLILILPLALPLISACKSNYSSADLDPTIKHSSLEESLLVNSSNPESNGSEQSNTGQGYQRQDSSVNWNEVLMSEIEDEKPKEIDLLPERERQKRIAQLQARLLHAAAEGAVRIKRRKGPRRGENFTLMQAIVKADFWLMFFSLFFGAASGLTVIDNLGQISQSLGYQNSHIFVSMISIWNFLGRVGGGYVSEIVARDYAYPRPLTMAAAQVIMAIGHMLFALGWSGALYMGTLLVGMGYGAHWAIIPATASEIFGLRNFGTFYNFFIMANPAGTLIFSGLIAGSLYDKEAEKQHRKPNQFFSSPATDFASSGGPLNDDKSLECHGPSCFFLTFVIMTGVCVLATIFSLILVYRTRIVYRNIYGKNPNSEERSQASSSDLRPGVYKNI encoded by the exons ATGGAATTTGGGTATCTGAGAAGACTGTACAAGAGCAGATGGCTTGTGTTGGTTGCAGCCATATGGGTGCAGTCATGGGCTGGAATTGGGTATGTGTTTGGAAGCTTGTCACCTGTTATCAAAAGCTCCCTAAAGTATAATCAGAAGCAGATCAATGCATTGGGAGTGGCTAAAGACATTGGAGATGCTGTGGGACTGATTGGAGGGTATTTCTCTGAGCTTTTGCCCGGTTGGGCTATTATGCTGTGGGGTGCATTGTTTAACATTGTTGGGTATGGCTGGTTGTGGTTGCTTGTTTGCCACAAGGTTCCCCAAATCCCATTTTGGATG GTGTGCCTCCTGATAGGCGTAGGAACGAATGGTGAGACTTATTTCAATACTATTGCTCTGGTTTCCTGCGTGAAAAACTTTCCTAAGAGCAGAGGACCTGTTGTAGGGATTCTTAAAGGTTTTACAGGTCTCTGTGGGGCAATACTTACACAGTATTATGCTTCTTTGTTTGCACCGAATCAAGCAGCCTTTATCTTCATTGTTGCGGTTGGACCTTCTATGATTGCCATTGCTCTGATGTTTATTTTAAGACCTGTTGGAGGTCATAAGGAAACCGATCCTTCAGATCATTCCAATTTCAATTTTCTATATGGTGTTTGTCTGTTACTGGCAGGATATTTGTTAGGAGTGATGCTTGTGCAAGATTTTGTTGAGATTGGACACATTGTCAATTTGATATTCACACTTGTCTTGCTGCTAATCTTGATTTTGCCTTTGGCTTTGCCCCTGATTTCTGCATGCAAGAGTAACTATAGCTCTGCAGACCTTGATCCTACCATTAAACACAGTAGTTTGGAAGAATCGCTATTGGTTAATAGTAGCAATCCAGAGTCCAATGGATCAGAGCAATCCAACACTGGTCAAGGATATCAGAGACAGGATTCGAGTGTGAACTGGAATGAAGTACTTATGAGTGAGATTGAAGATGAGAAGCCTAAGGAAATTGATCTTCTGCCAGAAAGGGAGAGACAGAAAAGAATAGCCCAATTGCAGGCGCGTTTGTTGCATGCTGCCGCGGAAGGAGCTGTAAGGATTAAAAGAAGAAAGGGACCCCGGAGAGGGGAAAATTTCACTTTGATGCAGGCTATAGTAAAAGCTGATTTTTGGCTCATGTTTTTCTCTCTGTTCTTTGGAGCAGCATCAGGTTTAACCGTGATTGATAATCTTGGACAGATTAGCCAGTCATTGGGCTACCAGAACTCTCATATATTTGTATCAATGATAAGCATTTGGAATTTTCTTGGGCGTGTTGGTGGTGGGTATGTTTCTGAAATTGTTGCAAG GGATTATGCGTACCCTCGGCCACTGACAATGGCAGCAGCACAGGTCATCATGGCAATTGGCCACATGCTTTTTGCATTAGGCTGGTCAGGGGCATTATATATGGGGACCTTACTTGTGGGAATGGGCTATGGTGCACATTGGGCTATAATCCCAGCAACTGCTTCTGAAATCTTTGGTTTGAGGAATTTTGGTACATTTTACAACTTTTTCATCATGGCCAATCCAGCAGGAACTCTTATCTTTTCAGGTCTCATAGCTGGTAGTCTTTATGACAAGGAAGCAGAGAAACAGCACAGGAAACCAAATCAATTCTTCAGTTCACCTGCCACAGATTTTGCTAGCTCAGGTGGACCTCTTAATGATGACAAGTCCTTAGAATGCCACGGTCCATCATGTTTTTTCCTCACTTTTGTGATCATGACAGGAGTATGTGTTCTTGCAACAATCTTTAGTTTGATACTTGTCTATAGGACCAGGATTGTCTACAGAAATATCTATGGCAAAAATCCAAATTCAGAGGAGAGGAGCCAAGCCTCTTCTAGTGACTTGAGACCTGGTGTTTATAAAAATATCTAG